A stretch of DNA from Desulfosarcina ovata subsp. ovata:
TGGGCGTGGCCCTGGGGCTTCTGCCCACCAAGGGCCTGACCCTGCCGTTTCTGAGTTACGGCGGCACCAGCCTGCTGATCAACATGGCGGCGGTCGGCATCATGATGAATATCGGAGCGCGCGATGCCCGTACCTGACACACAAATGGCCTGGCGGCCCCTGCGGGTGGTGGTGGCCGGTGGCGGCACCGGCGGCCATCTTTTTCCCGGCATTGCCGTGGCCGCTGAATTCGCCGCCCGCAACACCGCCACCCGCATCCTCTTCGTGGGGGCCGGGCGCCCATTGGAAAAAGAGGCTCTGGCGCGGGCCGGTTTTCCCCAGCGGATCATCGCCATCGAAGGCATCAAGGGACGCGGGCTGTGGGCCAAACTCGGCGCGGCCATGAAAATTCCCGGGGCCGTGTGGGCCTCAAGCGGCATCCTGGCCGACGTGCAGGCCGACCTGGTGGTCGGTGTGGGCGGATACGCCGCCGGACCGGTGGCCCTGGCCGCCTGGCTGAAAGGCATCCCCGTGGTCCTGTGTGAGCAGAACACGATCCCCGGCGTCACCAACCGGATCCTGTTTCCCCTGGCCCGGCGGGTCTACGTCAGCTTCGAGGACACCCGCGGACGGATCGCCGCCGCCAAGAAGCGGGTTACCGGCAACCCGGTGCGCCAGCCCATCCTGGATGCGGCCGGGCAAGCCATGGGTGAGAAAGACACGTTCACCGTCTTGGTGGTGGGCGGCAGCCAGGGGGCGCACGCCATCAACCTGGCCGTGACCGAGGCCCTGGGCCATCTGACGGCCGTGCAGAAGATCCGTTTTGTGCACCAGACCGGTGACGCCGACCGGGCCATGGTGGCCGAGGCCTATGCCCGTGCCGGGATTGCGGCCGACGTAAAGGCCTTTTTTCACGACATGGCCACCCGCTATACCGAGGCCGACCTGGTGGTTTGCCGGGCCGGGGCCACCACCGTGGCCGAGCTGGCCGCCCTGGGCAAGGTGGCGCTGTTCGTGCCTTTTCCCTTTGCCGCCGACAACCACCAGGAACACAATGCCCGCTTTCTGGTGGACCAGGGCGCCGCCCAGATGGTGCTGGAGCGGGACCTGAACGGCGCGGATCTGGCGGCCCGGATCGATGCCCTGGCGGATGATCCGGCTGGGCTGGCCGGGATGGCCGGGCGGTCCAGGGCCCTGGGACGGCCGGATGCGGCCCGGGCGATCGTGGATGATTGTTACCAACTGGTTGGAAATCAAATATGTACCTGAAGAAGTACCATATCCATTTTGTCGGCATCGGCGGCATCGGCATGAGCGGCATCGCCGAGTTGCTGCTTAATCTGGGCTACCGGGTTTCCGGTTCCGACCTCAAGGCCTCGGACATCACGGCCAACCTGGCCCAGGCGGGCGGCAGCATTTTTATCGGCCACCGGGCCGGGCAGATTGCCGGCGCTGATGTGGTGGTGGTCTCATCGGCCATCGACGCCACCAACCCCGAGGTGGCGGCAGCCCGCCAGGCGGCCATCCCGGTAATTCCGCGGGCCGAGATGCTGGCCGAGCTGATGCGCCTGAAATACAGCGTGGCCGTCGCCGGTGCCCACGGCAAGACCTCCACGACCTCCCTGGTGGCCAATGTGCTGGCCGGCGGCGGTTTGGACCCGACGGTGGTGATCGGGGGCAAGCTGAAGAGCATCGGCCGCAACGCCGTTTTGGGGCAGGGCGATTTCATCGTGGCCGAGGCCGACGAGAGTGACGGCTCGTTCCTCAAGTTTTCGCCGGCCATTGCCGTGGTCACCAACATCGACCGGGAACACATGGATTTCTACAAGGATCTGGATGCCATCAAACAGGTGTTTCTCGATTTCATCGATCGCATCCCCTTTTACGGTCTGGCGGTGCTCTGCCTGGACAACGAGCCGCTCCAGGGGCTTTTGCCGCGCATCGAGAAACGCATGGTCACCTACGGGCGCAGCACCCAGGCGGACCTGCAGGCCCGTGACATCCATTTCAGCGAAATGAAGAGCCGGTTTAGCGTGTTTCAGCGCGGAGAGAACCTGGGAGAATTTCACCTGGCCATGCCGGGCATGCACAACGTGTATAACGCCCTGGCGGCCATTGCCGTGGGTCTGGAACTGGATATCCCCCTGGCTTCCATCAAACGTGCCCTGGCCGGTGCCGAGGGCGTGCAGCGGCGCCTGGAGATCAAGGGCGAGACGGCTACCCGCATCCGGGTGGTGGACGATTACGGCCACCACCCCACGGAGATCCAGGTAACCCTTGAGGCGGTCAAGGCCAACTGGCCGGACCGGCGCAAGGTGGTGGTTTTTCAGCCCCACCGCTATTCACGGACCCAGGCGTTGATGGAGGAGTTCGGCCGTTCGTTCAACAACAGCGATCTCTTGGTGGTGCTGCCCATTTACGCGGCCAGCGAGAAGCCGATTGCCGGGGTCAGCAGCCAGGTGCTGGCCGACTGCATCCGGGCCCATGGCCACCGTAACGTGACCTGCCTGGACAGTCTGGAAGGGTGTGTCGACCATCTGGTAAAGATCCTCGCCGATAAGGACCTGTTGTTGACCCTGGGTGCCGGGGACGTCTACCGGGTGGGCGAAAGGGTCCTTGAAAAACTGTCCGAAGCAAAATCGTCAACCATTGCCAGAAAACAGGTGCCTGATCGTTGAAGCCGACCCGCAAAAATCGATTCCGCAAAGATAAGACAACGCGCCGGGCAACGCTTCGCCGGCGGATCCGGTCGGCGGCCCGGGCAGTCCTGGTCGGCCTGGTGCTGGTGGCAACCAGCGCGGCGTTTATTCTGGCATACGACTACTTTACCCAGAGCCGCCATTTCATGGTCCGTAAGATCGAGGTGGACGGGCAGCGGCGGCTGGACCGTCAACACATTCTGGCGGTGGCCGGTATCGGGCCGGGGACCAATATTCTGGCCCTGAACCTGACCGTGGCGCGCAAGCAGTTGCTGGCCGATCCATGGATCGCTGAGGCGGCGATCAGCCGTGATATCCCGTCCGGCCTGCACGTCAGCGTCCGGGAAGAGGACCCCCTGGCCCTGCTGGAGATGCCCGACAAAGAGGGGTTTATGCTCAACACCGCAGGCCGCATATTCAAACGGGAAACGCATTCGGACACCGGACCCTGGCCGCGGGTGCAGGGGCTGGATCACAGGGATCTGCCGGTTCCCGGCCGGCCGGTCACCCACGCGTTCCAGACGGTGATGGATCTGTTGACCCTGGCCCG
This window harbors:
- the murG gene encoding undecaprenyldiphospho-muramoylpentapeptide beta-N-acetylglucosaminyltransferase, which gives rise to MPVPDTQMAWRPLRVVVAGGGTGGHLFPGIAVAAEFAARNTATRILFVGAGRPLEKEALARAGFPQRIIAIEGIKGRGLWAKLGAAMKIPGAVWASSGILADVQADLVVGVGGYAAGPVALAAWLKGIPVVLCEQNTIPGVTNRILFPLARRVYVSFEDTRGRIAAAKKRVTGNPVRQPILDAAGQAMGEKDTFTVLVVGGSQGAHAINLAVTEALGHLTAVQKIRFVHQTGDADRAMVAEAYARAGIAADVKAFFHDMATRYTEADLVVCRAGATTVAELAALGKVALFVPFPFAADNHQEHNARFLVDQGAAQMVLERDLNGADLAARIDALADDPAGLAGMAGRSRALGRPDAARAIVDDCYQLVGNQICT
- the murC gene encoding UDP-N-acetylmuramate--L-alanine ligase; translation: MYLKKYHIHFVGIGGIGMSGIAELLLNLGYRVSGSDLKASDITANLAQAGGSIFIGHRAGQIAGADVVVVSSAIDATNPEVAAARQAAIPVIPRAEMLAELMRLKYSVAVAGAHGKTSTTSLVANVLAGGGLDPTVVIGGKLKSIGRNAVLGQGDFIVAEADESDGSFLKFSPAIAVVTNIDREHMDFYKDLDAIKQVFLDFIDRIPFYGLAVLCLDNEPLQGLLPRIEKRMVTYGRSTQADLQARDIHFSEMKSRFSVFQRGENLGEFHLAMPGMHNVYNALAAIAVGLELDIPLASIKRALAGAEGVQRRLEIKGETATRIRVVDDYGHHPTEIQVTLEAVKANWPDRRKVVVFQPHRYSRTQALMEEFGRSFNNSDLLVVLPIYAASEKPIAGVSSQVLADCIRAHGHRNVTCLDSLEGCVDHLVKILADKDLLLTLGAGDVYRVGERVLEKLSEAKSSTIARKQVPDR
- a CDS encoding cell division protein FtsQ/DivIB; translated protein: MKPTRKNRFRKDKTTRRATLRRRIRSAARAVLVGLVLVATSAAFILAYDYFTQSRHFMVRKIEVDGQRRLDRQHILAVAGIGPGTNILALNLTVARKQLLADPWIAEAAISRDIPSGLHVSVREEDPLALLEMPDKEGFMLNTAGRIFKRETHSDTGPWPRVQGLDHRDLPVPGRPVTHAFQTVMDLLTLAREKNSTLPLVQIRRIHMDRQIGATVFVGDAGQAIKLGFGHFREKCAALGALHRRMHADSRLANCQTIDLFDINRIVITMAPAASSDSASEEVKVAGT